One Salvelinus namaycush isolate Seneca unplaced genomic scaffold, SaNama_1.0 Scaffold4, whole genome shotgun sequence genomic region harbors:
- the LOC120041027 gene encoding tripartite motif-containing protein 16-like, whose amino-acid sequence MAQQGLLLDQDQFCCSVCLDLLKEPVTTACGHNYCRICIEGCWDQDVLKGVYSCPQCRETFTPRPNLRKNNMLAELVEKLKKIGLQAAPPPALCYAGPGDVACDVCTGTRKQKALMSCLVCLASYCETHLQPHYESPALKKHKLVKATAQLQDKICSHHDKLLEVYCRTDQQCICYLCTMDEHKGHDTVSAAAERTEKQRQLGMSQQKVQQRFQERQKELKDLQQAVESFKRSAKSAVEDSDQIFTELIRSIERRSSEVKELIRAQEKAQVSQAEGLLEQLKQEIAELRKRSTELEQLSHTEDHIHFLQSYQSLSSISVSSDLPSIVVRPLQYFGDVSKTVSDLREKLEDFLKGEWTKISTTVNIVDVVLPPEPKTREQLLQYSCQLTLDPNTAYTHLSLSKGNRKVKRTGQVQPYPDHPNRFTNTLQVLCREGLSGRCYWEVECSGMWVVTAVSYKDISRTETDSGFGDNNKSWSLKYCSGGYCFIHNNVETKVSGPQSSRVGVYLDHKAGTLSFYSVSDTMTLLHRVQTTFNQPLYPGFRLYGTAELVKL is encoded by the exons ATGGCTCAGCAGGGACTTCTGCTGGACCAGGAccagttctgttgttctgtctgtctggatctacTGAAGGAGCCGGTCACTACTGCCTGTGGACACAATTACTGTAGAATCTGTATTGAGGGCTGCTGGGATCAGGATGTTCTGAAAGGGGTCTATAGCTGTCCTCAGTGCAGAGAGACCTTCACTCCAAGGCCTAATCTGAGGAAAAATAACATGTTGGCTGAGCTGGTGGAGAAACTGAAGAAGATAGGACTCCAGGCTGctccccctcctgctctgtgctatgctggacctggagatgtggcgtgtgatgtctgcactgggaccaggaagcagaaagccctcatgtcctgtctggtgtgtctggcctcttactgtgagactcacctccaACCTCACTATGAATCTCCTGCTTTGAAGAAGCACAAGCTGGTCAAAGCCACCGCACAACTACAGGATAAGATCTGCTCTCATCATGACAAACTGCTGGAGGTTTACTGTCGTACCGATCAGCAGTGTATCTGTTATCTGTGTACAatggatgaacataaaggccatgatacagtgtcagctgcagcagagaggactgAGAAACAG AGGCAGCTGGGGATGAGTCAGCAGAAGGTCCAGCAGAGATTCCAGGAGAGACAGAAGGAGCTGAAGGACCTCCAACAGGCTGTGGAGTCTTTCAAG CGCTCTGCAAAGTCAGCAGTGGAGGACAGTGATCAGATCTTTACTGAGCTGATCCGCTCCATTGAGAGAAGGAGCTCTGAGGTGAAGGAGCTGATCAGAGCCCAAGAAAAGGCTCAAGTGAGTCAAGCTGAAGGACTCCTGGAGCAACTGAAGCAGGAGATAGCTGAGCTGAGGAAgagaagcactgagctggagcagctctcacacacagaggatcACATCCATTTCCTCCAG agttatcagtctctctccagtatcAGTGTATCTTCAGACTTACCCAGCATCGTTGTCCGTCCTCTTCAGTATTTTGGAGATGTGAGTAAGACTGTGTCTGACctgagagagaaactagaagacttccttaaaggagaatggaccaagatctccactacag tgaatatagtggatgttgtactgcctccagagcccaagaccagagaacagttgttacaat ATTCATGTcagctcacactggacccaaacacagcatacacacacctctctctgtctaaagGGAACAGAAAGGTGAAACGTACAGGCCAAGTCCAACCATATCCTGACCATCCAAACAGATTCACCAACACGTTGCAGgttctgtgtagagagggtctgtctggacgctgttactgggaggtggagTGTAGTGGGATGTGGGTTGTTACAGCAGTCTCATATAAAGACATCAGCAGAACAGAGACAGATAGTGGATTTGGAGACAATAACAAGTCCTGGAGTTTAAAGTACTGTAGTGGTGGTTATTGTTTCATACACAATAATGTTGAGACTAAAGTATCAGGCCCTCAGTcctccagagtaggagtgtacctggatcacaaggcaggtactctgtccttctacagtgtCTCTGACACAATGACCCTCCTCCACAGAGTCCAGACCACATTCAATCAGCCTCTATATCCTGGGTTTAGGCTCTATGGTactgctgagctggttaaactgtag